One Thermoleophilia bacterium DNA window includes the following coding sequences:
- the murG gene encoding undecaprenyldiphospho-muramoylpentapeptide beta-N-acetylglucosaminyltransferase — MSRILIAGGGTAGHVVPALALADVLTKAGHEVAFSGTKRGMETDLVPQAGYPLYTVRVRGINRALNLGFAAALCTLPLAAADAFRVLRQFRPHCVVGVGAYASGPVVAEAAVLRIPTVIVEMDSHMGWTNRVLSRFVDKVCLSFPDPQRENDRFVYTGRPLRPALLSATRHEAVLRFGLDPQRPVVLVVGGSLGARSLNDAAIEAFALRPTSYHVIHVAGQRDFDRVAAVVNRSQANPLYQVHAFLDDYPLALAAANVVVSRAGGSVAEILARGIPAILVPYPLAAGDHQTKNARTLEKAGAAVMIPDQELNGVRLAQTVDELLDWNVNEKMKQAALRLARPDATQRICDIIGALLVRRERKGE, encoded by the coding sequence ATGTCACGAATATTGATAGCTGGAGGCGGGACCGCTGGGCACGTCGTGCCGGCACTAGCTCTGGCGGACGTTCTGACGAAGGCCGGTCACGAAGTCGCCTTCAGTGGAACTAAGCGCGGGATGGAAACCGACCTGGTTCCGCAGGCCGGTTACCCTCTGTACACGGTCCGAGTGCGCGGGATCAATCGAGCGCTGAATCTAGGGTTTGCCGCTGCTTTGTGTACGTTGCCCCTGGCGGCTGCTGATGCTTTTCGGGTTCTGCGCCAATTTCGTCCGCACTGCGTCGTAGGGGTGGGCGCCTACGCTTCTGGACCGGTAGTGGCTGAGGCTGCGGTGCTTCGAATTCCCACGGTGATTGTAGAAATGGACTCCCATATGGGGTGGACCAATAGGGTCCTAAGCCGTTTCGTGGACAAGGTTTGTCTTTCTTTTCCCGACCCGCAGCGCGAGAACGACCGATTTGTGTATACTGGACGGCCTCTCAGACCGGCCTTACTCTCGGCTACCAGGCACGAGGCGGTGCTACGTTTTGGCCTTGATCCCCAGCGACCGGTGGTGTTGGTCGTGGGAGGGAGTTTGGGCGCTCGCAGCTTAAACGATGCGGCTATAGAGGCTTTTGCTCTGCGTCCTACTTCATACCATGTGATCCATGTAGCAGGGCAGCGTGATTTTGATCGGGTGGCGGCTGTGGTTAACCGTTCTCAAGCAAATCCGCTCTACCAAGTACACGCTTTTCTTGATGATTACCCATTGGCGCTTGCAGCGGCCAACGTGGTGGTGAGCCGAGCAGGGGGATCGGTGGCTGAGATTCTGGCTCGGGGAATCCCGGCGATATTGGTCCCGTATCCTCTTGCTGCCGGAGATCATCAGACCAAGAATGCCAGAACTCTGGAGAAGGCAGGCGCGGCCGTCATGATTCCCGATCAGGAACTTAACGGTGTTCGTCTGGCTCAGACGGTAGACGAACTTCTTGATTGGAATGTTAACGAGAAGATGAAACAGGCTGCCTTGCGTCTTGCGCGCCCCGACGCAACACAGCGAATCTGTGACATCATTGGCGCACTATTAGTTAGACGCGAGAGAAAAGGCGAGTGA
- a CDS encoding YggS family pyridoxal phosphate-dependent enzyme has translation MDLRTLQRNLASVRQRIEEACSRCGRADVPRLLVASKYFGVEEMGLLVQAGIRLVGENRAEELVEKWERWNRELEFHFIGHLQSRKARIVLPRVTLIHSVDSLSLVRELDKRAQSVVKVLLEVNMSGEESKYGILPEAAESFLREAAAYSRVDFVGLMTMAPLVVDPEEARPCFRGLRELRDRLAPIFRERYGLSELSMGMSNDFEVAVEEGATIVRVGSALLLS, from the coding sequence ATGGATCTTCGGACGCTGCAGAGGAACTTGGCTTCAGTGAGACAGAGAATAGAGGAGGCCTGCTCTCGTTGCGGCCGGGCTGATGTTCCTCGTCTACTAGTAGCCAGCAAGTACTTTGGTGTTGAGGAAATGGGCCTGCTGGTTCAAGCAGGAATCCGTTTGGTGGGGGAGAACAGGGCAGAAGAGTTGGTAGAAAAATGGGAGAGGTGGAACCGGGAGCTTGAGTTTCATTTCATCGGTCACCTTCAAAGCCGAAAGGCGCGAATAGTCTTGCCGCGAGTTACCTTGATCCACTCGGTGGATTCGTTGTCGTTGGTAAGAGAGCTGGACAAGAGGGCGCAGTCGGTGGTGAAGGTGCTTCTAGAGGTCAATATGAGCGGGGAAGAGAGCAAGTATGGTATTCTGCCGGAGGCCGCTGAGAGTTTCCTTAGGGAAGCAGCGGCGTATTCCAGAGTCGATTTCGTGGGGCTTATGACCATGGCTCCTTTGGTCGTCGATCCCGAGGAGGCTCGGCCCTGTTTTCGCGGTCTGCGGGAGCTTCGCGATCGTCTGGCCCCGATTTTTAGGGAGCGATACGGGTTGTCCGAGCTCTCAATGGGGATGAGCAATGATTTTGAGGTCGCTGTCGAGGAAGGGGCGACCATAGTCAGAGTCGGGAGTGCGCTCCTTCTGAGCTGA
- a CDS encoding FtsQ-type POTRA domain-containing protein: MKMDREFRARRSSLLRQRGRRRAAIALVCFLTAAGLGLFLWARSSEVFAVQKVVISGIARISQEELQQALVEVRGQNLFRLKTRELAESLKALPYVREAEVWRRFPNALEVHVQEYEPVARVQIAGGACWLVAQDGRVLEKAAPPRGLSLPLVEALSVDAVTAGEELPAPIAQGISVVGVLDADEFENAFGKLTKIVVSVDGATTIVLESQVEVRIGQPVDLDRKLKVAARVLEHSLRVGQQLEYVDVAVPDRVVAKPR, from the coding sequence ATGAAGATGGATAGGGAGTTTCGCGCCAGGCGGTCTTCGCTGCTGAGGCAGCGGGGTCGCCGGCGCGCTGCTATTGCGTTGGTCTGCTTTCTGACCGCTGCTGGTCTAGGGCTGTTCCTGTGGGCTCGGTCAAGTGAGGTGTTTGCTGTCCAGAAAGTGGTTATCAGCGGCATAGCCCGGATAAGCCAGGAGGAGCTGCAGCAAGCGCTCGTAGAGGTCAGGGGACAGAATTTGTTTCGTCTAAAAACTCGCGAACTTGCTGAGAGCTTGAAAGCCCTCCCGTATGTACGCGAGGCCGAGGTTTGGCGCCGCTTCCCGAACGCCTTAGAGGTGCACGTTCAAGAATATGAGCCTGTGGCGAGGGTTCAGATTGCTGGCGGCGCTTGCTGGCTTGTAGCGCAGGATGGAAGAGTCTTGGAAAAAGCAGCCCCTCCTCGCGGGCTTAGCCTTCCTCTTGTAGAGGCGCTAAGCGTGGACGCGGTAACCGCGGGAGAGGAGCTTCCTGCTCCAATTGCTCAGGGTATTTCGGTGGTCGGGGTTCTTGACGCTGATGAGTTTGAAAACGCTTTCGGGAAATTGACCAAGATTGTTGTCAGCGTCGACGGCGCCACCACCATTGTTCTTGAGAGCCAAGTGGAAGTTCGTATCGGGCAGCCCGTTGATCTTGACCGCAAATTGAAGGTAGCGGCTCGAGTGCTTGAGCACAGCTTAAGAGTGGGTCAACAGCTTGAATACGTGGATGTGGCGGTGCCAGACAGGGTGGTGGCCAAGCCTAGATGA
- the ftsZ gene encoding cell division protein FtsZ, whose product MGDTGAGYLAVIKVVGVGGGGTNAVNRMIDAGLKGVEFIAINTDAQALLMCDADVKLHIGAKVTRGLGAGANPEIGRQAAEESRDEIREALKGADMVFVTAGKGGGTGTGGAPVVAEIARELGALTVGVVTRPFSFEGRKRAAQAQAGIEALSKKVDTLIVIPNDRLLQVVERRTSVIDAFKVADDVLRQGIQGITDLITVPGLINLDFADVRTIMQNAGSALMGIGVASGENRAVEAAKAAISSPLLETSVEGATGILLNISGPPDMGLFEVNEAARVISSAADVEANVIFGAVVDESLGDQIRVTVIATGFDKDRRSAEVRTTEETPASQIAEPTRASEFGEIFSARTHTFEMDEDLLEIPKFLRDKD is encoded by the coding sequence ATGGGCGACACAGGCGCCGGCTACCTAGCGGTGATCAAGGTCGTGGGAGTGGGCGGCGGCGGCACCAATGCCGTAAACCGCATGATTGACGCTGGTCTTAAAGGGGTGGAATTTATCGCTATCAACACCGATGCCCAGGCTCTCCTGATGTGCGATGCAGATGTGAAGTTGCATATCGGGGCGAAAGTTACCCGGGGTCTGGGAGCGGGTGCGAATCCCGAAATCGGGCGCCAGGCGGCCGAAGAGAGCCGAGATGAGATTCGGGAAGCGCTCAAGGGCGCTGACATGGTGTTTGTAACCGCTGGCAAGGGCGGGGGCACAGGAACCGGTGGGGCGCCTGTTGTGGCGGAGATCGCTCGGGAGCTGGGAGCCTTGACTGTCGGAGTCGTAACGAGACCCTTCAGCTTTGAGGGAAGAAAGCGGGCCGCGCAAGCTCAGGCTGGGATCGAAGCGCTGTCCAAGAAGGTCGATACGCTGATTGTGATCCCCAACGACCGTCTCTTGCAGGTAGTGGAGCGTCGCACCTCGGTAATTGATGCTTTTAAGGTTGCTGATGACGTGCTTCGGCAGGGTATTCAAGGCATCACGGATCTTATAACTGTTCCTGGACTAATCAATCTGGACTTTGCAGACGTGCGCACTATCATGCAAAACGCGGGTTCTGCTCTAATGGGCATAGGTGTCGCGAGCGGCGAAAACCGCGCAGTAGAAGCAGCCAAGGCGGCGATTTCTTCGCCGCTTCTGGAAACCTCTGTAGAAGGTGCCACCGGTATTCTGCTTAACATTAGCGGTCCACCTGACATGGGGCTCTTTGAGGTGAACGAGGCTGCTCGTGTGATCTCCAGTGCTGCCGATGTAGAGGCCAACGTTATCTTTGGAGCGGTAGTTGACGAGTCTCTGGGTGATCAGATAAGGGTCACTGTCATTGCTACTGGTTTCGATAAGGACAGACGGTCTGCCGAGGTTAGGACAACGGAAGAAACTCCTGCTTCCCAGATAGCTGAGCCCACGCGGGCGTCCGAGTTTGGGGAGATTTTCTCGGCGAGGACTCACACCTTTGAGATGGACGAGGATCTTCTGGAAATTCCCAAGTTTCTGCGGGACAAGGACTAG
- the murC gene encoding UDP-N-acetylmuramate--L-alanine ligase, with protein sequence MDSQGQLSSVDTFKSSVPEGARRFYFIGIGGAGMSGLALVLHKRGYEVSGSDLKPSRYVTLLMEAGISVHIGHRASNLDHPDVVVVSSAIPPHNVELVEALQKGIPVVKRGQLLAWLVNQGRGIAVLGAHGKTTTTSMISRVLVDSGLAPTFLVGGELNDLGSNADHGDGEYVVCEADESDGSFLFLHPEVAVVTNLELDHHSHYLHLEDLEKAFARFAAGLPQDGLFVYYQEDPRLGRLARKAPCRALSYGLSDAADYHAREVVLDHQGSKFEVWRGSQRLVEVSLIIPGLHNIQNALACFSTLVELGVSPGQIASSLSSFTGAVRRFQWKGSKDGVTVIDDYAHHPTELQATLRTARKGPWRRIIAVFQPHLYSRTEFLHEEFARALLEADIAVVTDVYGAREAPRPGISGKLIVDSLLKQSANKQVVYLPRLGWVVEYLRKVATPGDLVLTLGAGDVHRVGERFLANS encoded by the coding sequence ATGGACAGTCAGGGCCAATTGTCTTCTGTTGATACTTTCAAGTCCTCGGTCCCTGAGGGTGCGCGCCGCTTTTATTTCATTGGCATCGGCGGCGCAGGAATGAGCGGTCTTGCTCTTGTGCTACACAAGCGGGGGTACGAGGTGTCGGGATCGGATCTCAAGCCTTCGCGTTACGTAACACTTCTAATGGAAGCTGGGATCTCGGTCCACATTGGGCATCGGGCTAGCAATCTAGACCACCCGGACGTGGTGGTCGTGTCGTCTGCAATTCCCCCTCATAACGTTGAACTTGTTGAGGCCCTGCAAAAGGGCATCCCGGTAGTCAAACGGGGTCAACTCCTGGCTTGGTTGGTTAATCAAGGAAGAGGCATAGCTGTACTGGGGGCTCATGGCAAGACCACTACTACCTCGATGATTAGCCGTGTGCTGGTGGACAGCGGGCTTGCGCCTACTTTTCTCGTGGGAGGAGAGCTTAACGATCTTGGTTCCAACGCCGATCACGGCGACGGGGAGTATGTGGTATGTGAGGCTGATGAGTCAGACGGCTCCTTTCTGTTTCTTCATCCTGAAGTGGCGGTGGTCACAAACTTGGAGTTAGACCATCATAGTCACTACCTCCATCTTGAGGATCTGGAAAAGGCTTTTGCCCGTTTTGCCGCTGGTCTGCCGCAGGATGGGCTTTTCGTCTACTATCAAGAGGATCCTCGCCTAGGGCGCTTGGCTCGCAAGGCTCCCTGTCGGGCTCTGTCCTACGGGCTTTCCGACGCGGCCGACTATCACGCCCGTGAAGTTGTCCTCGATCACCAGGGCAGCAAGTTCGAAGTCTGGAGGGGGAGCCAACGACTGGTAGAGGTCTCTTTGATCATCCCAGGTTTGCACAACATCCAGAATGCCCTAGCCTGCTTTTCTACCTTGGTCGAGCTGGGAGTTTCTCCGGGACAGATTGCCAGCAGCCTTTCAAGTTTTACTGGCGCCGTGCGTCGTTTTCAGTGGAAGGGCAGCAAAGATGGGGTGACGGTAATTGATGACTACGCTCACCATCCAACAGAACTACAGGCCACCTTGCGCACGGCGCGAAAGGGACCGTGGAGAAGGATCATTGCGGTTTTTCAACCCCACTTGTATTCCCGCACGGAGTTCTTGCACGAAGAGTTTGCTCGGGCCCTGCTTGAAGCGGACATAGCAGTAGTAACTGATGTTTATGGAGCGCGCGAAGCGCCCCGTCCTGGTATTAGCGGCAAATTGATCGTGGACAGCCTGCTTAAGCAATCGGCCAACAAACAGGTGGTCTATTTACCTCGTCTGGGATGGGTAGTTGAATACCTACGGAAAGTGGCAACACCGGGAGATCTCGTGCTTACCCTGGGAGCCGGGGATGTCCACCGGGTGGGTGAGCGTTTTCTTGCGAACTCGTAA
- the murB gene encoding UDP-N-acetylmuramate dehydrogenase codes for MARLTSLGEKLRMVAGASVFPDVALAPLTTFGTGGNADLLVEVETAEAASSVLAILEELGVEWVCLGLGSNVLVADEGLRGVVIKLGSGLEYVRGLPERPQALPLGQPLDGAEASSCRSKGTPIGNEITIRVGGAIRLTRLARLASYSGLSGLEFACGIPGTLGGAVACNAGAHGACMRDAIRELEIATPRGVETVPASSLEWTYRCCTLPRAAIVTAAEVALSSGDPAVIRERHYRFLQHRRATQPRGVRTFGSVFKNPPGHQAGRLLEEAGVKGLRVGGVEVSRVHANFLENRGNATTRDALFAMALMREAVLARSGILLEPEVRVVGTRFLWDEDG; via the coding sequence TTGGCTCGTCTTACAAGCTTGGGTGAGAAACTCCGCATGGTAGCGGGGGCGAGTGTTTTTCCCGACGTGGCACTTGCTCCCCTTACTACTTTTGGCACCGGCGGAAACGCCGACCTACTCGTGGAGGTAGAAACAGCCGAGGCAGCCTCGTCGGTGTTGGCGATTCTTGAGGAGCTTGGCGTTGAGTGGGTCTGTTTAGGTTTGGGATCAAATGTCCTCGTGGCGGATGAGGGCTTGCGTGGAGTGGTCATCAAGCTGGGGTCCGGCTTGGAGTACGTGCGGGGGCTGCCCGAGAGGCCGCAGGCGCTGCCTCTCGGGCAGCCCCTCGATGGCGCAGAAGCATCAAGTTGCCGGTCTAAGGGTACCCCCATTGGAAACGAGATCACTATTCGAGTCGGAGGAGCGATCAGACTTACCAGACTGGCTCGGCTAGCGTCCTACTCGGGTCTGTCTGGTCTTGAATTTGCCTGTGGAATACCCGGTACATTGGGAGGGGCGGTAGCCTGCAATGCTGGTGCGCACGGAGCATGTATGAGGGACGCGATCCGAGAATTGGAGATCGCGACACCTAGGGGAGTCGAGACTGTGCCCGCTTCGTCGCTAGAGTGGACTTACCGCTGTTGTACTCTTCCGCGGGCTGCAATCGTAACTGCCGCTGAGGTTGCTCTTTCTTCTGGTGATCCTGCTGTAATCCGTGAGCGCCACTATCGCTTTCTCCAGCATCGGCGGGCAACCCAGCCGCGTGGAGTCCGGACATTTGGAAGCGTGTTCAAGAATCCGCCCGGTCACCAGGCGGGCCGTCTGCTGGAGGAGGCCGGGGTCAAAGGTCTTCGTGTCGGGGGGGTTGAGGTATCCCGAGTACATGCCAATTTCTTGGAAAACCGGGGAAACGCTACAACAAGGGACGCACTTTTTGCCATGGCTTTGATGAGGGAAGCAGTGCTTGCTCGTAGCGGCATCTTGCTGGAGCCGGAAGTGCGGGTGGTCGGGACCAGGTTTCTCTGGGATGAAGATGGATAG
- a CDS encoding cell division protein SepF, producing MAGGGLWHKILVYFGLADEEDDYEDETFTEVPDVESSYRERTNVRKLERTNRRRSASDFDDIFADEDFRGRSSSYARSSNNVRPLTTVSEPPPVRVHLVTPKNFNDAQIIADKFKSDIPVIINLQTSETELAKRLIDFASGLTYALDGGMQRVADKVFLLTPKNVEVSAEERQRLLEKGFFNQY from the coding sequence ATGGCAGGCGGAGGCTTGTGGCATAAGATCCTGGTCTACTTCGGTCTTGCTGACGAAGAGGACGACTACGAGGATGAGACTTTTACCGAGGTTCCGGATGTGGAGTCTTCATACCGCGAGAGAACCAATGTGCGCAAGCTCGAGCGAACCAACCGCAGACGGTCTGCTTCGGACTTCGACGACATCTTTGCTGATGAGGACTTTAGAGGAAGAAGTTCTTCTTATGCTCGTTCGAGCAACAACGTGCGGCCTTTGACCACCGTGAGTGAACCACCGCCGGTCAGGGTTCACCTGGTGACACCCAAGAACTTTAACGACGCACAGATTATTGCCGACAAGTTCAAGAGCGACATCCCGGTGATCATCAATCTGCAGACGAGCGAAACGGAGCTGGCTAAGCGGCTGATCGACTTTGCGAGCGGCCTGACCTACGCTTTGGATGGAGGTATGCAGAGGGTTGCAGATAAGGTCTTCCTTCTTACGCCAAAGAACGTAGAAGTTTCAGCAGAAGAACGGCAGCGTCTGCTTGAGAAAGGCTTCTTCAACCAGTACTGA
- a CDS encoding polyphenol oxidase family protein gives MVKAEFEELGTELKRRIDYTARDAIVVGELAQGIALYPRLPNGFRAAFTTRLRRETEGSWTSYDLSLRRASMGSLARTNRELLQGALGREVVSPRQVHGVRVSGLADYHRSSRDAPCDGLVLHRNIDQGLAAVLLFADCVPIVLCGEVDFAVVHGGWRGLLRGITQAAAAAMTSAPGLAVIGPSIGPCCFAVGPEVARGFEKRFGSGVVISEPSGLRVDLWQAAEKALGELGLGPERIVNPRLCTCCNPDFFFSYRREGSKAGRQACVAWIS, from the coding sequence GTGGTAAAAGCTGAATTTGAAGAGTTAGGAACAGAGCTAAAGCGGCGAATTGACTACACTGCCCGCGACGCCATCGTGGTCGGCGAGCTCGCTCAGGGTATTGCGCTCTATCCTCGCCTTCCCAACGGCTTCCGCGCTGCGTTTACCACACGGTTGAGGCGCGAGACCGAGGGTTCGTGGACATCTTACGACTTAAGTCTTCGCCGCGCTTCCATGGGTTCACTGGCAAGGACAAACAGGGAACTGCTTCAAGGTGCGTTAGGGCGAGAGGTAGTGTCTCCTCGTCAGGTACACGGAGTACGGGTGTCTGGGTTGGCAGACTATCACCGGAGCTCTAGGGATGCGCCATGCGACGGGCTAGTTCTTCACCGCAATATAGACCAAGGACTCGCAGCCGTGCTCCTTTTTGCCGATTGCGTGCCTATCGTTTTGTGTGGAGAAGTGGATTTTGCCGTTGTACATGGTGGGTGGCGGGGCTTGTTGCGCGGTATAACTCAGGCAGCGGCTGCGGCGATGACGAGCGCCCCTGGGCTCGCGGTGATTGGGCCGAGTATTGGGCCTTGCTGTTTTGCGGTGGGACCTGAAGTCGCCCGGGGTTTTGAAAAGAGATTTGGGTCCGGAGTGGTTATATCGGAGCCTTCGGGTTTGCGAGTGGATTTGTGGCAGGCCGCTGAGAAAGCTTTGGGTGAGCTCGGATTGGGGCCGGAGCGGATTGTGAATCCCCGTCTGTGCACTTGTTGCAACCCAGATTTCTTTTTCTCCTACCGCCGGGAGGGATCTAAGGCTGGGCGTCAGGCATGTGTGGCCTGGATCTCCTGA
- the ftsW gene encoding putative lipid II flippase FtsW, translating to MSTLAARSSRSLAKTRTSAEVRPLVEPSRRLVVKDKATVAYHLVWISSLVLLGFGLCMLLSVSIAVSPQDGGKFTYIKQQGVAALIGLACLAIAMRLNYRRLKQWLWLVASVAALLLLLVHVPSLGQSRGGSTSWLALGPASLQPSEFAKLAVVLLGAYFLSNRRSHVGDFLSFVWPFGALGMVFCALVVLEGDLGTALIIAGIVLGMFWLGGMKARHWLALASTGLLGALVLVLTSQERLSRFLVFWDPSRDPKDSGYQLMQSLIALGRGGWLGAGPGQSVQKFQYLPEAHTDMIFSILGEELGFVGCAVVIILFVILAVASWRLASCCADGTGKLLIGGCGMLITLQAAINIGGVIGALPLTGVPLPFVSYGRSSLVVMLACVGLILAAARRAPASQERQNSRFRNVTNIDSWRRDRWARRAGTSSGGRSDEGRSRSRLQWN from the coding sequence GTGAGTACACTGGCTGCACGCTCCTCTCGGTCTTTAGCCAAGACTAGAACCTCTGCCGAGGTTCGGCCTCTGGTTGAGCCTTCCAGGCGGCTTGTGGTAAAAGACAAGGCCACGGTTGCCTACCACCTGGTGTGGATTTCGAGTCTTGTGCTGCTGGGTTTTGGGCTGTGCATGCTTCTTTCGGTCTCTATTGCAGTGAGTCCGCAAGATGGGGGGAAGTTCACTTACATTAAGCAGCAAGGGGTTGCCGCACTCATAGGGCTTGCCTGCCTGGCTATTGCGATGCGGCTAAACTACCGACGACTTAAGCAGTGGCTTTGGCTGGTGGCTAGCGTGGCTGCACTGCTGCTTCTCTTGGTGCATGTACCTTCGCTGGGCCAGTCTCGCGGAGGCTCTACGAGTTGGCTCGCACTTGGGCCCGCAAGTCTGCAGCCGTCGGAGTTTGCCAAATTGGCTGTTGTGCTGTTGGGCGCCTACTTCCTTTCGAACCGGCGCTCGCACGTTGGGGACTTCCTTTCGTTTGTATGGCCTTTTGGGGCCCTTGGGATGGTCTTCTGTGCGTTGGTTGTGCTCGAGGGCGACCTAGGCACAGCTCTTATCATTGCGGGCATTGTTTTGGGTATGTTCTGGCTCGGGGGCATGAAGGCGAGGCATTGGCTTGCTCTCGCCAGCACGGGCCTTTTGGGTGCTCTGGTGCTAGTGTTGACCAGCCAAGAGCGGCTAAGCCGCTTCCTTGTTTTTTGGGACCCTTCACGTGATCCCAAAGATTCGGGTTATCAGCTCATGCAATCTCTCATTGCTTTAGGCCGGGGTGGCTGGTTGGGGGCTGGGCCGGGTCAAAGTGTCCAGAAATTTCAGTATCTGCCCGAAGCTCATACCGACATGATCTTTAGCATCTTGGGCGAGGAGCTGGGCTTTGTTGGGTGTGCTGTTGTGATAATTCTTTTTGTGATCTTGGCAGTTGCTTCGTGGCGTTTGGCCAGTTGCTGTGCAGACGGCACGGGCAAGCTGCTGATTGGCGGCTGCGGTATGCTGATTACCCTGCAGGCAGCTATAAACATAGGGGGGGTTATTGGAGCGCTTCCGCTTACCGGCGTGCCGTTGCCGTTTGTGAGCTATGGCAGGAGTAGTCTAGTGGTGATGCTCGCCTGCGTAGGCTTGATCCTTGCTGCCGCAAGACGGGCTCCTGCTTCGCAGGAGCGGCAGAATTCGAGGTTTAGGAATGTCACGAATATTGATAGCTGGAGGCGGGACCGCTGGGCACGTCGTGCCGGCACTAGCTCTGGCGGACGTTCTGACGAAGGCCGGTCACGAAGTCGCCTTCAGTGGAACTAA
- the murD gene encoding UDP-N-acetylmuramoyl-L-alanine--D-glutamate ligase, with protein MSTPITVSGTDVHAFPSGNYGGYGLPEQVRRVLVLGASRSGCAAASALLRLGREVVISDRLPPDRLHGLAQVVDRGARFIPEVELAEAWPLPDLVIKSPGVPEEAFPVAIARERGVPIWSELELAYVLLPNPFDCVTGTNGKTTTTALLGHLLTSAQIKCRTVGNIGIAVTSLVEEVTPSEELVTEVSSFQLENIERFRPAVGVFLNLTPDHLDRHGSMERYLACKANLFRNQREVDTAVLNLSDPAVAAFGRELSNRSDGPQVQYFSTDDISRLLESGILETCRRPSGSGGLCAWIDGDWLYLHGQRLLSRADLLLPGRHNLENCLAAALAAHARGASLDAIAEGLATFRGVAHRLEKVGEARGVAYINDSKATNVDATLTALAAFPERTHLILGGRDKASDYRPIARACARGCKGVYLIGEAAPLIEAAFAEVRENEGLDSIPEIFMCGDLEKAVLAAASAAEAGDVVLLAPACASFDQYRNYEERGEHFRSLVERLIKEEGR; from the coding sequence ATGTCGACCCCAATTACGGTTAGTGGAACTGACGTGCACGCTTTTCCCAGTGGGAACTACGGAGGCTACGGTCTTCCAGAACAGGTACGTCGCGTTCTTGTTCTGGGAGCCAGCCGATCAGGCTGCGCTGCGGCCTCAGCACTCCTTCGTCTCGGGAGGGAAGTTGTCATTAGCGATCGATTGCCTCCCGACCGTCTTCATGGGTTAGCTCAAGTGGTTGACCGGGGGGCGCGGTTTATTCCAGAGGTTGAGCTTGCTGAAGCCTGGCCCTTGCCCGATCTGGTAATCAAAAGTCCCGGGGTTCCAGAAGAAGCTTTTCCAGTGGCGATAGCACGTGAGCGCGGAGTGCCGATTTGGAGTGAGCTTGAACTTGCTTACGTGCTACTTCCCAACCCGTTTGACTGTGTTACGGGAACTAATGGAAAGACCACCACTACGGCGCTCTTGGGACACCTGCTAACTTCCGCGCAGATTAAGTGTCGGACTGTAGGCAACATTGGAATAGCGGTGACGTCGTTGGTGGAAGAAGTAACGCCGAGTGAGGAGCTGGTGACCGAGGTTTCTAGCTTCCAATTGGAGAACATCGAACGGTTCCGTCCCGCGGTGGGGGTGTTTCTCAACCTTACACCAGACCATCTTGACCGTCACGGTTCTATGGAGCGCTATCTGGCCTGTAAGGCCAATCTCTTCCGAAATCAGCGAGAGGTGGACACCGCAGTACTCAATCTGAGCGACCCGGCGGTGGCCGCCTTCGGTCGTGAGTTGTCGAACAGGTCCGACGGACCGCAGGTTCAGTATTTCTCTACTGACGACATTTCCAGGTTGTTGGAGTCGGGGATCTTAGAGACTTGCAGGCGCCCAAGCGGTAGCGGAGGACTCTGTGCCTGGATAGACGGTGATTGGCTCTACTTGCATGGTCAAAGGTTGCTGTCTCGGGCCGATCTCCTGCTTCCAGGACGGCACAATCTGGAAAACTGCCTGGCGGCGGCTTTAGCGGCTCATGCGCGCGGCGCCTCTTTGGACGCAATAGCCGAAGGGTTGGCTACTTTCCGGGGTGTGGCGCACCGCCTGGAGAAAGTAGGAGAGGCGCGCGGAGTCGCGTACATAAACGATAGTAAGGCAACAAACGTTGACGCCACTTTGACCGCGCTTGCTGCATTTCCGGAGCGCACGCACTTGATTTTGGGCGGTAGAGACAAGGCTTCAGATTATCGACCTATCGCTCGCGCGTGCGCCCGGGGCTGCAAGGGGGTTTATCTCATAGGGGAGGCGGCGCCGCTGATTGAGGCTGCGTTTGCCGAGGTGCGAGAAAACGAGGGTCTTGACAGTATTCCCGAGATCTTCATGTGTGGGGATCTCGAAAAAGCTGTTCTCGCCGCCGCTAGCGCGGCCGAGGCGGGTGACGTCGTGCTGCTAGCACCGGCGTGCGCCAGTTTTGACCAGTACAGAAACTACGAAGAAAGGGGCGAGCACTTTCGGTCTCTTGTCGAGCGCCTCATTAAGGAGGAGGGCAGGTGA